In Allorhizobium pseudoryzae, the genomic window GCAATGCCGACGGCACGGTTGCTGCCGGCGGATCCGCCGCAGGCGCACGGGACGGTCGGGCCGACAGCGCCGAACTCGAAGCGCTGATGGCGGCCCCGGTTGCCAAGTCCTACCGCATCAAGCCGAAACCGAAGCGCAGTTATGCGGTGATCCTGCTTGCCGTGCTGGGGCTTGCCCTGCTGGGTGGCGGTGGCTACGCGATCTGGATGAACCGTTCGGCCCTGAACTCGCTGGTCGGAAACGGCGCAGGGCCGGAGGCTTCCGGAACGGCAACACCCGCGGCAAACCCGGGGGCAACGGCACAGACCAGCCCGACAGCACCGGCGACGACCCCGGCGGCGAATGGCGGCTCGGCTCCTGCTGCCACACCCGCCTCTACGCCCGGCGAACCAGCCGGCCCGACCAAGTTCACCCAGAGGCTTCTTGCGGATGGGACCGAGGTGGATCAGGGATCGGGCGGTCCGCAGGCCAGTGCCAGCGGACAATCTGTGGCGCAGTTGAATGCGCCGCCGGCGGAGCCCGCTGCCGGTCAGCCGGCCAATGGTGCGGCCGCACAGGCCACGCCGCCTGCCACATCGCCGACGGCTCCCGCGCAGACCCCGGCAGAGGCGCCAGCACTCGCGGGCCAGAAGATCTTCCTTTATGAAGAGCGCGTCGGCCAATCGACCCCGATTGCCGTCGAAGGCACCGTTTCCTGGTCGCTGCAGAACGAATCGGGCGAGAACGGACGTCCGGAGCCGGTGGTTCAGGGCCGCATCAACATTCCCGATCGCGGCCTGACGGCGCTCGTCACCTTCAAGCGCAACACGGATGCCTCGCTGCCGGCAAGCCATCTGGTGGAGTTCGTCTTCTCGCTGCCGAAGGATTTCGAAGGCGGCGCGATCGACAGCGTTTCGCGCATCTCGATGAAATCGACGGAGCAGGATCGTGGCGATCCGCTGATTGCGGTCCCGGCGAAGATCACGGCTGACTTCCACATGGTGGCGCTGAACGATTTTCCGGATGCGCGCGCCCGCAACATGGAACTCCTGCGCACCCGCAACTGGATGGACGTGCCGCTGGTCTACAACACCGGTCGCCGGGCACTGCTGACCATGCAGAAGGGCCCGGACGGAACCAAGGCCTTCGACGAGGCGATCCGCGAATGGGGCGCCCTGGCACCGCAGCAGGGCCAGTAGGATTAGTCGCCAGCGCTGACGATCTGAGATCCGCCGGGACCAAGCGTCCGGCGGATCTTTTCGTTTGAGCCGGCGGCAGGATTTCTATGAGACCAAAAAAAGCCGCCCGGTCGGGGGCGGCTTGGTTCTTTCGGCGCGACGTTTTCGGATCAGGCATCGACATCCACGACGCGCAGGGCCTTCGCCTGGGCGAGCGCTTCCTTCTGCACGGCCTCCTGGACCTTTTCGAAGGCGCGCACCTCAATCTGGCGGACACGCTCTCGGCTGATGTCGAATTCGGACGAGAGTTCTTCCAGCGTCACCGGATCTTCGGACAGGCGGCGGGCTTCGAAGATGCGGCGTTCGCGTTCGTTCAGAACGCCCAAGGCCTTTTCCAGCATGCGGCGGCGGGTTTCGAGTTCGTCCTGTTCGATTAGCACCGCTTCCTGGCTGTCGTGCTCGTCCACCAGCCAATCCTGCCACTGGCCGGATTCGCCTTCGGTCGCGCGGATCGGTGCGTTGAGCGATGCGTCGCCGGTGAGGCGGCGGTTCATCGACACCACTTCCTCTTCCGAGACGTTCAGCTTGGTGGCGATTTCCTTGACCTGGTCTGGCTTCAGGTCGCCTTCCTCGATCGCCTGGATCTTGCCCTTCAGGCGGCGCAGGTTGAAGAACAGCCGCTTCTGGTTGGCGGTCGTTCCCATCTTCACCAGCGACCAGGAGCGCAGGATATATTCCTGGATCGACGCTTTGATCCACCACATGGCATAGGTCGCGAGACGGAAGCCGCGCTCGGGGTCGAACTTCTTCACCGCCTGCATCAGGCCGACATTGCCTTCGGAGACCACTTCGCCGATCGGCAGGCCGTAGCCGCGATAACCCATGGCGATCTTCGCCACGAGGCGCAGATGGCTGGTCACCAGTTGATGGGCGGCGTCACGATCCCCATGTTCCGCATAACGCTTGGCGAGCATGTATTCCTGCTGCGGCTCCAGCATCGGGAACTTGCGGATTTCATCGAGATAACGGTTGAGACCGGCTTCGCCGGACGTAATCGATGGTAGAGTATTGCGGGCCATAAAGCACCCCCTTCTGATCCTTGTGCGGCTCCCGTGGGCAATCCCCTGGACGAAAATCCTTGGGTCTCACCCGGTGGCGAGCCTTGTCGGCGCGGGTCTTTTCCCTCGACCCCGCACCAATCCACGTAACAGATAAGTGCGGCAGAAGGGTGATTCAAGCACTCGCCCGCGCTCACGTCCTCGTTATGACATTACGGGGCGGGCGTGGCTTGGATCATTGGACGGAGAAGAGGCAATGCGAAAGCAGCTCTTACGCAGCGCTTATGCGACGGCTTGCGCCACCATCTCTGGAAACTGGCTGATCACCCGGACATAGGCGATGGCAAAATCCGGTGCTGTGGTTCGGGCCTGTTCCCAGTCCCGCAGCGTGCCGACGGGTACCTTGAACCGATCGGCAAACTCCACCTGCGACAGGCCAAGGCCTGTTCGTGTGCGACGGATCAGGCGCGCGCGCTGTGCCCGTTCGAGGCCCTCTGCCGTCACGTCGAAATCATCCGGATCGGAGGGATCAGCCGGTAGAATGATAGGCTCGTTCATGCCGGTAACCTACGGAATGTCCGTAGCGCTGTAAATGCCCGTCGGTCCGTGGCGTAGCCAGGCGTCAGCTCTCCCGCAGCGCCTCCAAGAGTTCCTCCAGGTCCGCCGGAACCGGGGCCTCGAATTCCATCACCTCGCCGGTGCGCGGGTGTTCGAAGGCCAGCAGATAGGCATGCAG contains:
- a CDS encoding helix-turn-helix domain-containing protein; this encodes MNEPIILPADPSDPDDFDVTAEGLERAQRARLIRRTRTGLGLSQVEFADRFKVPVGTLRDWEQARTTAPDFAIAYVRVISQFPEMVAQAVA
- the rpoH gene encoding RNA polymerase sigma factor RpoH; this translates as MARNTLPSITSGEAGLNRYLDEIRKFPMLEPQQEYMLAKRYAEHGDRDAAHQLVTSHLRLVAKIAMGYRGYGLPIGEVVSEGNVGLMQAVKKFDPERGFRLATYAMWWIKASIQEYILRSWSLVKMGTTANQKRLFFNLRRLKGKIQAIEEGDLKPDQVKEIATKLNVSEEEVVSMNRRLTGDASLNAPIRATEGESGQWQDWLVDEHDSQEAVLIEQDELETRRRMLEKALGVLNERERRIFEARRLSEDPVTLEELSSEFDISRERVRQIEVRAFEKVQEAVQKEALAQAKALRVVDVDA